ACGTAGGTAGCGTCTTCGCCCTGGTTGTTTTCACCTTTTACAGTACGGATACCGTCGAACTGTATGATACCATCAAACTTGGCATTCAAGGTACTTTCTACTGAAGCAGAACCAGCCACACCACCCACGTGGAAGGTACGGAGGGTCAACTGTGTACCAGGTTCACCAATAGACTGTGCCGCAATAATACCAACCGCATCACCACCTTGAGCGGTGTAGCCGGTTGCCAGGTTTTTACCATAGCACTTCACACACACACCACGCTTGCTTTCGCAAGTAAGTACGCTGCGGATTTCTACTGTATCGATACCGGAGTCTTCAATTTTTTGGGCTATGTCTACGGTGATTTGTTCGCCTGAAGCAATCAGCAATTCATCTGTCAGCGGATGCAACACATCGTGCAGGCTGGTACGACCAGCAATACGGTCGGCCAGTGGTTCGATGATGTCTTCGTTGTCTTTCAACGCAGAAGTAGCAATACCACGGAGGGTGCCGCAATCTTCTTCGGTAATTACCACATCCTGTGCTACGTCTACCAGACGACGGGTGAGGTAACCGGCATCGGCCGTTTTCAGGGCCGTATCCGCCAGACCCTTACGGGCACCGTGGGTAGAGATGAAGTAATCCAATACGTTCAGACCACCTTTGAAGTTTGACAAGATGGGGTTTTCAATGATTTCTGAGCCAGAAGAACCACTCTTACGAGGCTTGGCCATCAAACCACGAATACCAGCCAGCTGCTTGATCTGCTGCTTAGAACCACGGGCACCAGAATCCAACATCATGTATACAGAGTTGAAACCTTGTTTGTCGGTGGCCAACTCACGAATGAGGGTTTCTGTAATGCGTGTATCTACACGGCTCCAGATATCGATGATTTGGTTGTAACGTTCGTTGTTAGTGATGAGACCCATATTATAGTTCTCCCACACTTCTTCCACTTCAGCCTTGGCGTTTTCCAACAGCTCCTGCTTCACATCGGGGATGATGAGGTCGTTGATGCTGAATGACAGACCACCTTTGAAGGCCATGCGGAAACCAAGCTGCTTGATATCATCGAGGAACTTGGCTGTTTTTGGAACGTTGGTAATTTCAACGATGTCGCCAATGATTTCGCGGAGGCTCTTCTTGGTCAGTACAGCGTTTACAAAACCTACTTCCTCAGGTACAAACTGGTTGAAGATTACCCGACCTACTGTTGTGTCGAGCAGTTTCTTTTCCAGCACACCTTCTTTGCTACGCACATTCACCTTCACCTTAATGTTGGCGTGCAGGTCAATGCGTTTTTCGTTGAAGGCGATGATTACTTCTTCGGGGCTGTAGAAGGCCATGCCTTCGCCACGAACCTTTTCAGTTTCGGTGGTCTTTTTACCCTTTGAAATATAGTACAGACCGAGTACCATGTCCTGAGAAGGCAGGGTAATAGGCGTACCGTTTTGTGGGTTCAAAATGTTGTGAGAGCTCAGCATCAGCAACTGGGCTTCCAAAATGGCGGCGTTGCTCAAAGGCACGTGCACGGCCATTTGGTCACCGTCGAAGTCGGCGTTGAAGGCTGAGGTTACCAGCGGGTGCAGTTGAATGGCTTTACCTTCAATCAGCTTGGGCTGGAAGGCCTGGATAGACAAACGGTGCAGTGTTGGGGCACGGTTCAGCATGACAGGGTGGCCTTTCAGAATATTTTCGAGAATGTCCCAAACCACGGCTTCCTTGCGGTCCACCAGTTTACGGGCACTCTTTACTGTTTTTACAATACCACGTTCAATGAGCTTGCGGATAATGAATGGCTTGAAGAGTTCGGCAGCCATATCTTTTGGCAGGCCGCACTCATGCAGCTTCAGTTCGGGGCCAACTACGATTACAGAACGACCAGAGTAGTCAACACGCTTACCGAGCAAGTTTTGACGGAAACGACCCTGCTTACCCTTCAGCACATCGCTGAGTGATTTAAGGGCACGCCCACCTTCAGCTTTTACAGCGTTGCTCTTACGGCTGTTGTCGAACAAGCTGTCGATGGCTTCCTGCAGCATCCGCTTTTCGTTGCGCAGGATTACTTCAGGCGCTTTGATTTCCAACAGGCGCTTCAAGCGGTTGTTACGAATGATAACCCGGCGGTAGAGGTCGTTGAGGTCAGATGATGCAAAACGGCCACCATCTAAAGGCACCAACGGACGCAGTTCTGGTGGAATCACCGGAATGTACTGCATGATCATCCACTCAGGACGGTTGGTGATACGGGTGCTGGCATCGCGGAAAGCTTCAACCACGCTCAAACGCTTGAGGGCGTCGGCACGGCGCTGCTGGCTGGTTTCGTTGGCGGCAGAGTTGCGCAGGTCGAAGCTCAGCTGATCGAGGTCGAGACGGCTCAGCAAATCGCTAACCGCTTCGGCGCCCATTTTGGCGATGAATTTATTGGGATCGTCGTCAGACAAGTATTGGTTGTCTTTTGGCAATGCATCCAGAATATCGAGGTATTCCTCTTCTGTAAGCAAGTCGCCGTAGTTCTGGCCTTTATCGGCACGGATGCCGGGCTGAATTACCACGAAACGTTCGTAATACACGATTGTTTCGAGCTTTTTAGAGCTCATACCCAGCAAGTAACCAATTTTGTTGGGCAGGCTTTTGAAGTACCAGATGTGTACTACAGGCACCACCAGTTTGATGTGGCCCATGCGTTCACGACGTACTTTCTTTTCTGTAACTTCTACACCGCAACGGTCGCACACGATGCCCTTGTAGCGGATACGCTTGTACTTACCGCAGGCACATTCATAGTCCTTTACAGGACCGAAAATGCGTTCGCAGAACAGGCCATCTCTTTCGGGCTTGTAGGTGCGGTAGTTAATGGTTTCGGGCTTCAGCACTTCGCCGTGGCTGCGCTCCAGTATGGAGTCGGGACTGGCCAGGCTAATGGTAATGCTGGTGAAGTTTGACTTGGGTCGATTGTCTTTTTTGATGGCCATATTACAACTGACGTTTTTTTACAACTGTACTGACAATAGAATATCGCCTCCGAATCGGCCTATTGTTAAGGCAGTCGGAAGACGACACAAGTGCTTATAAATCAACGGATTCGTTCTGCAACTTAGATACTCCTGCACAATTGAGCTGGCAAAAGTAAGCGAAGCAGCCCAAAAAACAAGCAGCCGCTGTATTATTATATATAGAAAGCGCCTGCCTGGGTAAAAAAGGGTGGAAAAATGGCGGATTTGACAGCAAAGGTTGCGATGAGATCCAATTTTGCATGATTCGGAAAGGGTTGCATTGTTGGTTAGGCGACCAACAAAGGCGGCAAATCTTTGTGGCGTTTATACCCCCCAAAAAAACAGCCCACTGTGAAGCGGGCTGTGTACAAAAGCAGGCAGTCGTTGTTAATGAGGCAGCTTTGGCCGCAGTACGCCATAGAGGTAAGTACCCGTCATGGCGGCTATCAAATACACAATAAACACAGTTTTGCCACTACCCAGCAATATGAACATGGGGGCCGGACAGGCACCTGCCAAGGCCCAACCCACACCAAATATGAATCCACCAATGAGGTAGCGGTAAATGGTTTTGTTTTTATCGTTGAAGGTGATTTCGTTGCCTTCCACGTTTTTGACATGGCGGCGCTTCACGATTTGTACAATGATGATGCCGGAAACAATGGCGGAGCCAATGATGCCAAACATGTGGAAGCTCTGAAAGCGGAACATTTCATAAATGCGGAACCAGGATACGGCTTCGCTTTTGTACAAAATGAAACCCAGCAGCATGCCTACGAATATGTAACGAGACATTCTCATAACGGTTCGGTTTTAGAGGGGGAACAAAAGGGGTAACACGAAATAGGTAACCAACAAGCCGCCGGCAAAAAAGCCCACCACCGCAATCAGCGATGGTAGTTGCAATGCACTCAAACCACTAATAGCGTGGCCCGAAGTACAGCCACCAGCATAGCGGGAACCAAAGCCCACAAACAAACCACCACCCGCCAGCATGAGCCAACCCTGCCAGGTCAGCAATGCATCCCAGCCCACAAACTCGGGTACCATGGGTACTTTGCCCTGTTCAACTTTCACTCCTATTTCTTGCAGGCTGGCCACCGTAGCATCGCTGATATGGGTAATGTTGCCCTGATCGCCAAGGAAATAATGCGACACCATATAGCCGCCAAATACGGCACCCAATGCCACCAGCAGGTTCCACTCACCTGTTTGCCAGTTGATTTTGAAAAAGTCGTTCATCTTGTCGGCACCATCGGCCGCACACATGAGGCGGAAGTTGTCGGAGATGCCGAATTCGTGACCGAAATACAGCAGGATGAACATCACCAATGCCAGCATTGGGCCTGCTACATACCAGGGCCAGGGTTGAGCTATGAAGTCTCTTACCTGAATGAGAAAATCGAGCATAAAAAGAGGATTTGGTTGGAGAATACAGTGCTGGACATAGCAACAGCCCATGGTCGGCCATTTTCATTTTCAGCTATGTAAAATTACCAAACGCCTGTAGCGGCTCAATGACCAGCATCACGGCCAGTAATGAGTCTCCTCACCTGCCCCGGTGACAAAACACACG
The Phnomibacter ginsenosidimutans genome window above contains:
- the rpoC gene encoding DNA-directed RNA polymerase subunit beta', whose amino-acid sequence is MAIKKDNRPKSNFTSITISLASPDSILERSHGEVLKPETINYRTYKPERDGLFCERIFGPVKDYECACGKYKRIRYKGIVCDRCGVEVTEKKVRRERMGHIKLVVPVVHIWYFKSLPNKIGYLLGMSSKKLETIVYYERFVVIQPGIRADKGQNYGDLLTEEEYLDILDALPKDNQYLSDDDPNKFIAKMGAEAVSDLLSRLDLDQLSFDLRNSAANETSQQRRADALKRLSVVEAFRDASTRITNRPEWMIMQYIPVIPPELRPLVPLDGGRFASSDLNDLYRRVIIRNNRLKRLLEIKAPEVILRNEKRMLQEAIDSLFDNSRKSNAVKAEGGRALKSLSDVLKGKQGRFRQNLLGKRVDYSGRSVIVVGPELKLHECGLPKDMAAELFKPFIIRKLIERGIVKTVKSARKLVDRKEAVVWDILENILKGHPVMLNRAPTLHRLSIQAFQPKLIEGKAIQLHPLVTSAFNADFDGDQMAVHVPLSNAAILEAQLLMLSSHNILNPQNGTPITLPSQDMVLGLYYISKGKKTTETEKVRGEGMAFYSPEEVIIAFNEKRIDLHANIKVKVNVRSKEGVLEKKLLDTTVGRVIFNQFVPEEVGFVNAVLTKKSLREIIGDIVEITNVPKTAKFLDDIKQLGFRMAFKGGLSFSINDLIIPDVKQELLENAKAEVEEVWENYNMGLITNNERYNQIIDIWSRVDTRITETLIRELATDKQGFNSVYMMLDSGARGSKQQIKQLAGIRGLMAKPRKSGSSGSEIIENPILSNFKGGLNVLDYFISTHGARKGLADTALKTADAGYLTRRLVDVAQDVVITEEDCGTLRGIATSALKDNEDIIEPLADRIAGRTSLHDVLHPLTDELLIASGEQITVDIAQKIEDSGIDTVEIRSVLTCESKRGVCVKCYGKNLATGYTAQGGDAVGIIAAQSIGEPGTQLTLRTFHVGGVAGSASVESTLNAKFDGIIQFDGIRTVKGENNQGEDATYVIGRTGEIRVMDTTGERLLNTHNIPYGSILNVKNGQKIKKGDVICSWDPFNNVIISEINGTVVFDSILEGVTFREEADDQTGHREKVVIESKDRTKIPAIKIEGKDVKMYNLPVGSHLAVDEGAEIRSGQVLAKIPRILSKLRDITGGLPRVTELFEARNPSSPAIVSEIDGVVTFGSIKRGNREIIVEAKDGTVKKYLVPLTRQILAQDGDFIKAGAQLSEGAISPADILSIKGPFAVQEYVVNEIQEVYRLQGVKINDKHIEVIVRQMMKKVEIMDAGDTRFLEEDLEDRFDFIEENDRIYDKKVVVEPGDSTKFRPGQIISLRELREENSILRRADQKLMEVRDAKPATAKPVLLGITKASLGVQSWISAASFQETTKVLSTAAIHGKRDDMLGLKENVITGHPIPAGTGLRDFDGLIVGSKEEYEVLATTRQVMSFDDEE
- a CDS encoding DUF6691 family protein, with translation MRMSRYIFVGMLLGFILYKSEAVSWFRIYEMFRFQSFHMFGIIGSAIVSGIIIVQIVKRRHVKNVEGNEITFNDKNKTIYRYLIGGFIFGVGWALAGACPAPMFILLGSGKTVFIVYLIAAMTGTYLYGVLRPKLPH
- a CDS encoding YeeE/YedE family protein, whose protein sequence is MLDFLIQVRDFIAQPWPWYVAGPMLALVMFILLYFGHEFGISDNFRLMCAADGADKMNDFFKINWQTGEWNLLVALGAVFGGYMVSHYFLGDQGNITHISDATVASLQEIGVKVEQGKVPMVPEFVGWDALLTWQGWLMLAGGGLFVGFGSRYAGGCTSGHAISGLSALQLPSLIAVVGFFAGGLLVTYFVLPLLFPL